A section of the Bryobacteraceae bacterium genome encodes:
- the gltD gene encoding dihydropyrimidine dehydrogenase subunit A, with product MGKPTGFMEYQRESFGRRPVEERVRDWFEVYVPLSEDRVRRQGARCMDCGVPFCHTGCPLTNLIPDWNDLVYKGRWREAIRELHATNNFPEFTSRICPAPCEASCVLGINEPPVSIKAIERAIIDRAWGEGWIQPEPPPERTGKRVAVVGSGPAGLAAAQQLARKGHLVTVFEKNDRIGGLLRYGIPDFKMEKHHIDRRIAQMEAEGVVFRTRCHVGADISVEELRRQFHAIVLAGGAEQPRDLCVPGRELKGIHFAMEFLPLNNRRNAGDEIPPEQWISAAGKNVIIIGGGDTGADCLGTSIRHGAKTIKQFEIMPMPPSERSPQTPWPLWPYQLRLETSHEEGGERIWSISTIEFLGDERGHVRAVRTVRVGPPPKFEPLPGTEEIHEAELVLLAMGFTGPVKNGLIEQLGVELDARGNVKADENFMTSVPGVFAAGDARRGQSLVVWAIAEGRRAAEGVHEWLMSQPVPEV from the coding sequence GTGGGTAAGCCGACAGGCTTCATGGAATATCAGCGGGAGTCGTTCGGGCGCCGCCCGGTGGAGGAGCGCGTCCGCGACTGGTTCGAGGTCTACGTGCCTCTGTCCGAGGACCGCGTTCGCAGGCAGGGCGCGCGGTGCATGGACTGCGGCGTGCCGTTCTGCCACACGGGGTGTCCGCTCACCAATCTGATTCCGGACTGGAACGACCTCGTCTACAAGGGCCGCTGGCGCGAGGCCATTCGCGAGCTGCATGCGACGAACAACTTTCCCGAATTCACCTCGCGCATCTGTCCGGCTCCGTGCGAAGCGTCCTGCGTGCTGGGCATCAACGAGCCGCCGGTGTCGATCAAGGCGATCGAGCGCGCCATCATCGACCGCGCCTGGGGGGAGGGCTGGATCCAGCCCGAGCCGCCGCCGGAGCGCACCGGCAAGCGCGTGGCCGTGGTCGGCTCCGGCCCGGCGGGCCTCGCTGCCGCCCAGCAACTGGCGCGCAAGGGCCATCTGGTGACGGTGTTCGAGAAAAACGACCGCATCGGCGGACTGCTGCGCTACGGCATTCCGGACTTCAAGATGGAAAAGCACCACATCGACCGCCGCATCGCGCAGATGGAGGCCGAAGGGGTGGTGTTCCGCACGCGCTGCCACGTCGGCGCCGACATCAGCGTGGAGGAGCTGCGGCGGCAGTTCCACGCCATCGTGCTGGCCGGCGGCGCCGAGCAGCCGCGCGACCTGTGCGTGCCCGGGCGCGAACTGAAGGGCATCCACTTTGCGATGGAGTTTCTGCCGCTGAACAACCGCCGCAATGCCGGCGACGAGATTCCGCCGGAGCAGTGGATTTCGGCCGCCGGGAAAAACGTCATCATCATCGGCGGCGGCGACACGGGCGCCGATTGCCTGGGCACGTCCATTCGCCACGGCGCGAAAACCATCAAGCAGTTCGAGATCATGCCGATGCCGCCCTCCGAGCGCAGCCCGCAGACGCCCTGGCCCCTGTGGCCGTATCAGTTGCGGCTGGAGACCTCGCACGAAGAGGGCGGCGAGCGCATCTGGAGCATCTCGACCATCGAGTTTCTGGGCGACGAGCGCGGCCACGTGCGCGCCGTGCGCACCGTGCGCGTGGGGCCGCCGCCGAAGTTTGAGCCGTTGCCTGGAACAGAAGAGATTCACGAAGCCGAGCTCGTTCTGCTGGCGATGGGCTTCACGGGACCGGTGAAAAACGGTCTGATCGAGCAGCTCGGCGTGGAGCTGGACGCGCGGGGCAACGTGAAGGCGGACGAGAATTTCATGACCTCTGTGCCGGGCGTGTTCGCGGCGGGCGACGCGCGCCGCGGCCAGTCGCTGGTCGTCTGGGCGATCGCCGAAGGCCGCCGGGCGGCCGAAGGCGTGCACGAATGGCTGATGAGCCAGCCGGTGCCGGAGGTGTGA
- the gltA gene encoding glutamate synthase gives MYQDSHSRRIPALPDAQGLYDPRCEHDACGIGFVVNASGARSHDIILKGIQILLNLTHRGACGCDPETGDGAGVMIQIPHEFYQKECDQLGFSLPGRGEYGTGLVFLPVEPHPRLICEGIFERIVNEEGLRLLGWRDMPVDIEAIGRVARASQPYIEQIFIGRPAGMDQDAFERKLYVVRRRVEREVAGSHDLDPRDRAFFYVPSLSSRTIVYKGLLLAPQIPRFFGDLADPDCLSALCMVHQRFSTNTFPTWQLAHPFRYICHNGEINTVRGNAAWMAARQPILSSPLFGDDIKKLFPIIGPGLSDSATLDAVVELLTLAGRSLPHVMAMLIPEAWGADPTMSEEKRAFYEYHASLMEPWDGPAAVAFSDGRVIGATLDRNGLRPARYLMTKDGLLIMASETGVLQIPPEQVAYKGRLQPGRMLLVDIEQGRLVPDEEIKEQLARRKPYAKWIQEQQIKLDSLPEPPRVHLADHETVLQRQRCFGYTEEDLYRILVPMAEKGEEPVGSMGTDTPLACLSDRPQPLFNYFKQLFAQVTNPPIDPIREELVMSLTSYLGTERNILDETPQHAHTLKLDHPILTNRDLEKLRRVSMGDFLATTLHMLYRVEGGAKELERSLDGLCRRASLAIKQGYTVLILSDRGIDEELAPIPSLLALSAVHNHLVREGTRTQVCLIIESGEPREVMHFCLLIGYGASAVNPYLAIETLENLAERGLLPEGLTFEQALRNYKKAVNKGLLKVFSKMGISTLQSYRGAQIFEAIGLNSDVVNRYFTGTASRIEGVGLEVIAEEVRRKHAFAFSPLTESETELDVGGQYHFRARGEYHLLNPHTIAKVQHAVKFNSWETYQEFAEHINNQNRHLCTLRGLMEFRWAERPLDLSEVEPASEIVKRFATGAMSFGSISKEAHETLAIAMNRIGAKSNTGEGGEDEARYIPLPNGDSLRSAIKQVASGRFGVTTTYLVNADEIQIKIAQGAKPGEGGQLPGHKVDEVIARVRHSIPGVGLISPPPHHDIYSIEDLAQLIYDLKNVNPKARISVKLVSEVGVGTVAAGVAKAHADMVLISGDSGGTGASPLTSIKHAGTPWELGLAETQQVLVMNDLRSRIRVQTDGKLQTGRDVAIAALLGAEEFGFSTMPLIAMGCIMMRKCHLNTCPVGIATQDPELRKKFRGTPEDVIRYFFFVAEELRQIMAKLGFRTVDEMVGRVDRLEMKPAIDHWKARGIDLSQILYNPPAPSRVARRCVMAQDHGLEQALDHRILDRVRDAMEHRTPVDLHFPIRNVHRTVGAMLSGEIARRWGSEGLPDDTIRLRFTGSAGQSFGAFLARGVTLVLEGDANDYVGKGLSGGKIIVYPPRGSTFVPEDNIIVGNVVLYGATSGTMFINGMAGERFAVRNSGATAVVEGVGDHGCEYMTRGLVVVLGRTGKNFAAGMSGGIAYVLDETGDFRRVLCNRASVDLDPMVDPKDVDLVRSLIEQHLAATGSPRAAWVLQNWYAMLPHLVKVFPHEYKRVLGVPRSSDATRITLARPLTPPPQEAVLR, from the coding sequence ATGTATCAGGACTCACACTCTCGCCGTATACCTGCACTCCCCGATGCGCAGGGGCTGTACGACCCGCGCTGCGAACACGACGCCTGCGGCATCGGGTTCGTGGTCAATGCGAGCGGTGCGCGCTCGCACGACATCATCCTCAAGGGCATTCAGATCCTTCTGAACCTCACGCACCGCGGCGCCTGCGGCTGCGACCCGGAGACGGGCGACGGGGCCGGGGTGATGATCCAGATCCCGCACGAGTTCTACCAGAAGGAGTGCGACCAGCTCGGCTTCTCGCTGCCCGGCCGGGGCGAGTATGGCACCGGACTGGTTTTCCTGCCGGTGGAGCCGCATCCGCGGCTGATCTGCGAGGGCATTTTCGAGCGGATTGTCAACGAGGAAGGCCTGCGGCTGCTGGGTTGGCGCGACATGCCGGTGGACATCGAGGCCATCGGGCGCGTGGCGCGCGCCTCCCAGCCTTACATCGAGCAGATTTTCATCGGGCGGCCGGCCGGCATGGATCAGGACGCCTTCGAGCGGAAGCTGTATGTGGTGCGGCGCCGTGTGGAGCGCGAGGTGGCCGGATCGCACGACCTCGACCCGCGGGACCGGGCGTTTTTCTATGTGCCCTCGCTGTCCTCGCGCACCATCGTCTACAAGGGGCTGCTGCTGGCGCCGCAGATTCCGCGTTTCTTCGGCGACCTGGCCGACCCCGACTGCCTGAGCGCGCTGTGCATGGTGCATCAGCGTTTCTCGACCAACACGTTCCCCACCTGGCAACTGGCGCACCCGTTCCGCTACATCTGCCACAACGGCGAGATCAACACCGTGCGCGGCAACGCCGCCTGGATGGCGGCGCGCCAGCCGATCCTGTCGTCGCCGCTGTTTGGCGATGACATCAAGAAGCTGTTCCCGATCATTGGGCCGGGCCTGTCGGACTCGGCCACGCTGGACGCCGTGGTGGAGCTGCTGACGCTGGCGGGCCGCTCGCTGCCCCACGTGATGGCGATGCTGATCCCGGAGGCCTGGGGCGCGGACCCGACGATGAGCGAGGAGAAGCGGGCCTTCTACGAATACCACGCCTCGCTGATGGAGCCGTGGGACGGCCCGGCGGCGGTGGCTTTCAGCGACGGGCGCGTCATCGGCGCGACGCTGGACCGCAACGGGCTGCGGCCGGCGCGCTATCTGATGACGAAGGACGGGCTGCTGATCATGGCCAGCGAGACCGGCGTGCTCCAGATTCCGCCGGAGCAGGTCGCCTACAAGGGGCGGCTCCAGCCGGGCCGCATGCTGCTGGTGGACATCGAGCAGGGGCGGCTGGTGCCGGACGAGGAGATCAAGGAGCAGCTCGCGCGGCGCAAGCCCTATGCGAAGTGGATCCAGGAGCAGCAGATCAAGCTGGACAGCCTGCCCGAGCCGCCGCGCGTCCACCTGGCCGACCACGAGACGGTGCTTCAGCGGCAGCGCTGCTTCGGCTACACCGAGGAGGACCTCTACCGGATTCTCGTGCCGATGGCGGAGAAAGGCGAGGAGCCGGTCGGCTCGATGGGCACGGACACGCCGCTGGCGTGCCTGTCGGACCGCCCGCAGCCGCTGTTTAACTATTTCAAGCAGCTCTTCGCGCAGGTCACCAACCCGCCCATTGATCCCATCCGCGAAGAGCTGGTGATGTCGCTCACCTCGTATCTGGGGACGGAGCGCAACATCCTCGACGAGACGCCCCAGCACGCGCACACGCTCAAGCTGGACCATCCGATCCTGACCAACCGTGATCTCGAAAAGCTCCGCCGCGTGTCGATGGGCGATTTCCTTGCGACGACGCTGCACATGCTCTACCGGGTCGAGGGTGGCGCGAAGGAGCTCGAGCGTTCGCTGGACGGCCTCTGCCGCCGCGCCTCGCTGGCGATCAAGCAGGGCTACACCGTGCTGATCCTCTCCGACCGCGGCATCGACGAGGAGCTGGCGCCGATCCCCTCGCTGCTGGCGCTTTCCGCCGTGCACAACCATCTGGTGCGCGAAGGCACGCGCACGCAGGTCTGCCTGATCATCGAGTCCGGCGAGCCGCGCGAGGTGATGCACTTCTGCCTGCTGATCGGCTACGGGGCTTCGGCGGTGAACCCCTACCTGGCGATTGAGACGCTAGAGAATCTGGCCGAACGCGGGCTGCTGCCCGAAGGGCTCACCTTCGAGCAGGCGCTGCGCAACTACAAGAAGGCCGTCAACAAGGGCCTGCTGAAGGTCTTCTCGAAGATGGGCATTTCGACGCTGCAATCCTACCGCGGCGCGCAGATCTTCGAGGCGATCGGGCTCAACAGCGATGTCGTCAACAGGTACTTCACCGGGACGGCGTCGCGGATCGAGGGCGTCGGCCTCGAAGTCATCGCGGAAGAAGTCCGCCGCAAGCACGCTTTCGCCTTCTCCCCCCTGACGGAGTCGGAAACGGAGCTCGATGTCGGCGGCCAGTATCATTTCCGCGCCAGAGGCGAATATCATCTGCTGAACCCGCATACCATCGCCAAGGTGCAGCACGCGGTGAAGTTCAACAGTTGGGAGACCTACCAGGAGTTTGCCGAGCACATCAACAACCAGAACCGCCACCTGTGCACGCTGCGCGGCCTGATGGAATTCCGCTGGGCCGAGCGGCCGCTGGATCTGAGCGAGGTCGAGCCGGCCAGCGAGATCGTCAAGCGGTTCGCCACGGGGGCGATGAGCTTCGGCTCGATTTCGAAGGAGGCGCACGAGACGCTGGCCATCGCGATGAACCGCATCGGCGCCAAGTCCAACACCGGCGAGGGCGGCGAGGACGAGGCGCGTTACATTCCGCTGCCGAACGGCGACAGCCTGCGCTCGGCCATCAAGCAGGTGGCCAGCGGGCGCTTCGGCGTCACGACGACCTACCTGGTCAACGCCGACGAGATCCAGATCAAGATCGCGCAGGGCGCCAAGCCCGGCGAGGGCGGCCAGCTGCCGGGGCACAAGGTGGACGAGGTGATCGCGCGCGTGCGCCACTCGATTCCCGGCGTCGGGCTGATTTCGCCGCCGCCGCATCACGACATCTACTCGATTGAAGACCTCGCGCAGCTCATCTACGACCTGAAGAACGTCAACCCGAAGGCGCGGATCTCGGTGAAGCTGGTGAGCGAGGTGGGCGTCGGCACGGTGGCCGCGGGCGTGGCCAAGGCGCACGCCGACATGGTGCTGATCTCGGGCGACTCGGGCGGCACGGGCGCCTCGCCGCTGACGTCGATCAAGCACGCCGGCACGCCGTGGGAGCTCGGCCTGGCCGAGACGCAGCAGGTGCTGGTGATGAACGATCTGCGCTCGCGCATCCGCGTGCAGACCGACGGCAAGCTCCAGACCGGACGCGACGTGGCCATTGCGGCGCTGCTCGGCGCCGAGGAGTTCGGCTTCTCGACGATGCCGCTCATCGCCATGGGCTGCATCATGATGCGCAAGTGCCACCTGAACACGTGTCCCGTAGGCATCGCCACGCAGGACCCCGAGCTGCGCAAGAAGTTCCGCGGCACGCCGGAAGACGTCATCCGCTACTTCTTCTTCGTGGCCGAGGAGCTGCGGCAGATCATGGCGAAGCTCGGCTTCCGCACCGTGGATGAGATGGTGGGCCGCGTGGACCGGCTGGAGATGAAGCCCGCCATCGACCACTGGAAGGCGCGCGGCATCGATCTCTCGCAGATCCTTTATAATCCGCCGGCGCCGTCGCGCGTGGCGCGGCGCTGCGTCATGGCGCAGGACCATGGGCTCGAACAGGCGCTCGACCACCGGATCCTTGACCGGGTGCGCGACGCCATGGAGCACCGCACGCCAGTGGATCTGCACTTCCCCATCCGCAACGTGCACCGCACCGTGGGCGCGATGCTGTCGGGCGAGATCGCACGCCGCTGGGGCTCGGAGGGACTGCCGGACGACACCATCCGGCTGCGGTTCACCGGCAGCGCCGGCCAGTCGTTCGGCGCGTTCCTGGCGCGCGGCGTGACGCTGGTGCTCGAAGGCGACGCCAACGACTATGTAGGCAAGGGCCTCTCCGGCGGCAAGATCATCGTCTATCCGCCGCGCGGCTCCACGTTCGTCCCCGAGGACAACATCATCGTCGGCAATGTGGTTCTGTATGGGGCCACCAGCGGAACCATGTTCATCAACGGCATGGCCGGCGAGCGCTTCGCCGTGCGCAACTCCGGCGCCACCGCGGTGGTGGAGGGCGTTGGCGATCACGGCTGCGAATACATGACCCGGGGGCTCGTCGTCGTTCTTGGCCGCACCGGCAAGAATTTCGCCGCCGGCATGAGCGGCGGCATCGCCTACGTGCTCGATGAGACGGGCGACTTCCGCCGCGTGCTGTGCAACCGGGCAAGCGTCGACCTGGACCCGATGGTCGACCCGAAGGACGTCGATCTGGTGCGCTCGCTCATCGAGCAGCACCTGGCCGCCACCGGCAGTCCGCGCGCCGCGTGGGTGCTCCAGAACTGGTACGCGATGCTGCCGCATCTCGTCAAGGTCTTCCCGCACGAGTACAAGCGCGTGCTGGGCGTGCCGCGGTCGTCGGATGCGACGCGGATCACGCTGGCGCGCCCGCTGACGCCGCCGCCGCAGGAGGCCGTGCTGCGGTAA
- a CDS encoding transcriptional regulator, whose translation MDLDQLQLFRDIAQTRSISRGAAMNGLTQSAASQAVQEMERRLGVQLLDRSRRPLVVLPAGQLLYDFARDVLRRRQDLLAQLEELKNEPGSAVRIAAIYSVGLNQMSRLEEQFRQRMPGVRIEVSYLRPEKVYQAVAEDRVDLGLVSYPSSTREVAAIPWKEEPMVMACNPHHRLAGRERISVAELSGEAFIGFDEDLPISREIERFLREHGVRVQVPLRFDNIQSMKEALRIEPAVAILPLPMLEDDVAEGRLVAVPLAEPLTRPLGVLQRRRKVLTRAARAFLDVLRQAA comes from the coding sequence ATGGATCTCGACCAGCTTCAGCTCTTCCGTGACATCGCGCAGACGCGCTCCATCAGCCGCGGTGCGGCGATGAACGGGCTCACGCAGTCGGCCGCCAGCCAGGCGGTGCAGGAGATGGAGCGGCGGCTGGGCGTGCAGTTGCTGGACCGCTCGCGGCGCCCGCTCGTGGTGCTGCCGGCGGGACAGCTCCTGTACGACTTCGCGCGCGACGTGCTGCGGCGGCGGCAGGACCTGCTGGCGCAGCTGGAAGAGCTGAAGAACGAACCCGGCAGCGCAGTGCGCATTGCCGCCATTTACTCAGTGGGGCTGAACCAGATGAGCCGGCTCGAGGAGCAGTTCCGGCAGCGGATGCCCGGCGTGCGGATCGAGGTGAGCTATCTGCGGCCGGAGAAAGTCTATCAGGCGGTGGCCGAGGACCGGGTCGACCTGGGCCTCGTGAGCTATCCGTCCTCGACGCGCGAGGTGGCAGCCATCCCCTGGAAGGAAGAGCCGATGGTCATGGCCTGCAATCCGCACCACCGGCTGGCGGGCAGGGAACGGATCTCGGTGGCCGAGCTCAGCGGCGAGGCCTTCATCGGATTTGACGAAGACCTGCCGATCAGCCGCGAGATCGAGCGGTTCCTGCGCGAGCACGGCGTGCGCGTCCAGGTGCCGCTGCGGTTTGACAACATTCAGAGCATGAAGGAGGCGCTGCGGATCGAGCCGGCTGTCGCCATCCTGCCGCTGCCGATGCTGGAGGACGACGTGGCCGAAGGGCGGCTGGTGGCCGTGCCGCTGGCCGAGCCGCTGACGCGGCCGCTCGGCGTGCTTCAGCGGCGCAGGAAGGTATTGACCCGCGCGGCGCGTGCGTTTCTGGACGTGCTTCGCCAGGCCGCCTGA
- the trxA gene encoding thioredoxin, protein MAGQNIVELTDANFDQEVLKSDLPVLVDFWAEWCAPCRMIAPTVDAIAGEYAGRLKVGKVNVDFNNETAARYMIRGIPTLLLFRGGKVVDQRVGAVGKAELVRMIEPHLAA, encoded by the coding sequence ATGGCAGGACAAAACATCGTTGAATTGACGGATGCGAATTTCGACCAGGAGGTCCTGAAAAGCGACCTCCCTGTGCTTGTCGACTTCTGGGCCGAATGGTGCGCCCCGTGCCGCATGATCGCGCCCACCGTGGACGCCATTGCCGGCGAGTACGCCGGCCGGCTGAAAGTGGGCAAAGTGAATGTTGACTTCAACAACGAAACGGCGGCGCGCTACATGATTCGGGGGATCCCGACGCTGTTGCTGTTCCGCGGCGGCAAGGTCGTTGACCAGCGCGTGGGCGCAGTCGGCAAGGCCGAGCTCGTGCGCATGATCGAGCCGCATCTGGCCGCCTGA
- the glgA2 gene encoding glycogen synthase 2 has product MIKTMSRVLMVASEAVPFAKSGGLADVLGALPVALARQGEEVAVIMPRYRSIPWHETESAFDNMVVYAGATPYRVDLRTKVHRGVRFFFVEAPYFYDREGLYNHHGRDYDDNHKRFAVLALAALGAAQTVFPCDILHCHDWQAALVPVYKMDQQHSNPLLVNTRTILTIHNLGYQGRFHRSQFPELGLNWGWFTPDKLEYYGDVNFLKGGIATADWLTTVSPTYAREIQTPEGGFGLDGILRYRANVLTGILNGVDYEEWNPETDPFIPAHYSARDLSGKRICKKALLEEFGLDAHNLERPLIGIVSRFAPQKGFDLIAGIGHFFDETDAQLVALGSGEWRYVHMFEEWHRWKPRQIGIWVGYNNPLAHRIEAGADIFLMPSLYEPCGLNQIYSLRYGTVPVVRAVGGLDDTIQEDTGFKFHEYSVGALYDTLRTAVGAYRNRESWIERMRRGMAKDYSWDASARQYSALYAKLLGRA; this is encoded by the coding sequence ATGATAAAGACCATGAGCCGCGTCCTCATGGTCGCCAGCGAAGCGGTGCCCTTTGCCAAGTCCGGCGGACTGGCCGACGTCCTCGGCGCGCTGCCGGTGGCGCTGGCGCGACAGGGCGAGGAAGTGGCCGTGATCATGCCGCGCTACCGCTCGATTCCGTGGCATGAGACCGAAAGCGCCTTTGACAACATGGTCGTCTATGCGGGCGCCACGCCCTATCGCGTGGACCTGCGCACGAAGGTCCACCGCGGCGTGCGCTTTTTCTTTGTCGAGGCGCCCTATTTTTACGACCGCGAGGGGCTTTACAACCACCACGGCCGCGACTACGACGACAATCACAAGCGCTTCGCCGTGCTCGCGCTGGCCGCACTCGGCGCGGCGCAGACGGTTTTTCCCTGCGACATCCTGCACTGCCACGACTGGCAGGCGGCGCTGGTGCCCGTCTACAAGATGGATCAGCAGCATTCCAATCCGCTGCTCGTCAACACGCGCACCATCCTGACCATCCACAACCTCGGCTACCAGGGCCGCTTCCACCGTTCCCAGTTTCCCGAACTGGGGCTCAACTGGGGCTGGTTCACGCCGGACAAGCTGGAATATTACGGCGACGTGAATTTCCTGAAAGGCGGCATCGCCACCGCCGACTGGCTGACCACGGTGAGCCCGACCTACGCGCGCGAGATCCAGACGCCGGAGGGCGGCTTCGGTCTGGATGGCATCCTCCGCTACCGCGCGAACGTGCTCACCGGCATCCTGAACGGCGTCGATTACGAAGAGTGGAATCCGGAAACCGATCCCTTCATTCCGGCGCATTATTCGGCCCGGGATCTCAGCGGAAAACGGATCTGCAAAAAGGCGCTGCTCGAAGAATTCGGCCTGGACGCCCACAATCTTGAGCGCCCGCTCATCGGCATCGTCAGCCGCTTTGCGCCGCAGAAGGGCTTTGACCTGATCGCCGGCATCGGGCACTTCTTCGACGAGACCGACGCGCAGCTGGTGGCGCTCGGCAGCGGCGAATGGCGCTACGTCCACATGTTCGAGGAATGGCACCGCTGGAAGCCGCGTCAGATCGGCATCTGGGTGGGCTACAACAATCCGCTGGCGCACCGCATTGAGGCCGGCGCCGACATCTTCCTCATGCCGAGCCTGTATGAACCCTGCGGACTGAACCAGATCTACAGCCTCCGCTATGGGACCGTGCCGGTGGTGCGCGCCGTCGGCGGGCTGGATGATACCATTCAGGAAGACACCGGGTTCAAGTTTCACGAGTATTCGGTGGGCGCGCTCTATGACACGCTGCGCACGGCAGTGGGCGCCTACCGGAACCGGGAATCCTGGATCGAGCGGATGCGGCGCGGCATGGCGAAGGATTATTCCTGGGACGCCTCGGCCCGTCAGTATTCCGCCCTCTACGCAAAGTTATTGGGCCGGGCCTGA
- the purN gene encoding phosphoribosylglycinamide formyltransferase, whose product MKRIAVLASGRGSNFEAIARNVRDGKLEAEIAALVVNNPEARALEIARQYGVHAITLPSKGIDSDTYAAMVRDALAPLRVDLICLAGFMRRVGAPLLEAYPMRILNIHPSLLPAFPGLKVQQQAIDYGVKISGCTVHFVDAGLDTGPIVAQAAVPVLDDDTAETLAARILVEEHRIYTEAIALVLSGHWRLEGRRVLRTAPGA is encoded by the coding sequence ATGAAGCGCATTGCCGTGCTGGCTTCGGGCCGCGGATCGAACTTTGAAGCCATCGCCCGAAACGTGCGGGACGGAAAGCTGGAGGCGGAGATCGCCGCGCTGGTCGTGAACAACCCGGAGGCGCGCGCGCTCGAAATCGCGCGCCAGTACGGAGTTCACGCCATCACGCTGCCTTCGAAGGGCATCGACTCGGACACGTACGCGGCGATGGTGCGCGACGCGCTCGCCCCGCTGCGCGTGGACCTGATCTGCCTGGCCGGATTCATGCGCCGCGTGGGCGCGCCGCTGCTGGAGGCCTACCCGATGCGGATCCTCAACATACACCCCTCGCTGCTGCCGGCCTTCCCGGGGCTGAAGGTGCAGCAGCAGGCCATCGATTATGGGGTGAAGATCTCCGGCTGCACGGTGCATTTCGTCGATGCCGGGCTCGACACGGGGCCGATCGTCGCCCAAGCGGCCGTGCCGGTGCTCGATGACGACACGGCGGAGACGCTGGCCGCGCGCATCCTGGTGGAAGAGCACCGCATTTACACGGAGGCCATCGCGCTGGTGCTCAGCGGCCACTGGCGTCTGGAGGGCCGCCGCGTCCTCCGCACTGCGCCAGGGGCCTGA
- the purM gene encoding phosphoribosylformylglycinamidine cyclo-ligase: MPTRKPISYADAGVDIDEANRAVEFIKNAVKKTFTRGVLAGIGSFGAMYRLSGYRRPVLVSSADGVGTKLKLAFMTGRHDTVGQDLVNHCVNDIAVQGAEPLFFLDYFATGRLEWQVAAAVVSGLAKACEENGCALIGGETAEMPGFYAPGEYDLAGFIVGCAERTRLLTGERIAAGDILVGLPSTGLHTNGYSLARKLVFEVAGLTPKSYVPELDTTIGDELLKVHRSYLVPLRRLHRHNLLAGAAHITGGGIPENVPRILPKGLAARIDWGSWPVPPIFEFLKRIGAMPDDDYRRTFNLGIGMVLVVPQKKIARAARLLERLKEPYYLIGEVIRQPRGQGRVMYQ; the protein is encoded by the coding sequence ATGCCAACCCGAAAGCCCATCTCTTACGCGGACGCCGGCGTCGACATCGATGAAGCCAACCGTGCCGTTGAATTTATCAAAAACGCGGTGAAAAAGACATTCACCCGCGGCGTGCTGGCAGGCATCGGTTCTTTTGGCGCAATGTACCGGCTGTCCGGTTACAGGCGGCCGGTGCTGGTCAGCTCGGCCGACGGCGTGGGCACGAAGCTGAAGCTGGCCTTCATGACCGGGCGGCACGACACGGTCGGCCAGGACCTGGTCAACCACTGCGTGAATGACATCGCCGTGCAGGGGGCCGAGCCGCTGTTTTTCCTGGACTATTTCGCCACTGGCCGGCTCGAATGGCAGGTGGCCGCCGCGGTGGTGAGCGGCTTGGCGAAGGCATGCGAAGAAAACGGATGCGCCCTGATCGGCGGCGAGACGGCGGAGATGCCCGGCTTCTACGCGCCGGGAGAATACGACCTGGCCGGCTTCATCGTCGGCTGCGCCGAACGCACGCGGCTGTTGACCGGCGAACGCATCGCCGCCGGCGACATATTGGTCGGGCTGCCTTCCACGGGGCTGCACACCAACGGCTATTCGCTGGCGCGAAAGCTTGTCTTCGAGGTGGCGGGACTCACGCCGAAGAGCTACGTGCCGGAGCTCGACACGACCATTGGCGACGAGCTGCTGAAAGTCCACCGCAGTTATCTTGTGCCGCTGCGCCGGCTGCACCGGCACAACCTGCTGGCCGGCGCCGCGCACATCACCGGCGGCGGCATCCCGGAAAACGTCCCGCGCATCCTTCCCAAAGGCCTGGCGGCTCGCATTGACTGGGGCTCGTGGCCGGTGCCGCCCATCTTTGAATTCCTGAAACGGATCGGCGCCATGCCGGACGATGACTACCGCCGCACGTTCAACCTCGGCATCGGCATGGTCCTTGTGGTGCCGCAGAAGAAGATCGCGCGCGCGGCGCGGCTGCTGGAAAGGCTGAAGGAGCCGTATTATCTGATCGGCGAAGTCATCCGCCAGCCGCGCGGCCAAGGGCGGGTGATGTATCAGTGA